The following are encoded in a window of Cryptococcus neoformans var. neoformans B-3501A chromosome 13, whole genome shotgun sequence genomic DNA:
- a CDS encoding hypothetical protein (HMMPfam hit to zf-MIZ, MIZ zinc finger, score: 92.9, E(): 7.9e-25) has protein sequence MMLRHIGTYRAPSRKTDWSGFDEFLRSWIPSHTVPQLRSFASALVTYGRRDPFMRSGDRKADVIQKIQEAFMALKAKMDLDAYVEARYHCEVAVGGGWDPFPRTNTTIMVPPAQPIRAHPSVQPPPPPTFGGVPRWSSGVNNNSSGLNGYRSTSGFASGSVGYGNTSAHAVSSTPSHGPQHALQDWKINPMWKPLRAITSMETLPDISANESHSTYRTKRTQFVLPNDVIEKLKASRESPQTPPHYSLRLFCTSSDHYRPTSVHARHIPPSTNIPIEYPGNPEVSVDGTLLPFKEKGLRGKAGSAPPFDLDKPINNGVAAGGRVALVPGRLMGVNVGHRGPTTGKNKTQSKRFFFQIVLAEMTTKEELLAKLNKLEPTKAEHAIEQLRKKQENDDDIVAGTASMSLKDPLSYMRMTRPIRSSKCSHIQCFDATWWIESNAVHPQWLCPHCSKELRFDDLIVDGYVMDILKVVPDTVDDVILEPTGEWHTEDNKYGTASWLASHVKPSSATVEASTPVAPSVPASFSSEIETKPSVCDMNDISSGDGANRGGTGLKRKVVQVIDSDEEGDGTPAKSSVPPAGRVTALGSSSSVGGSRTGASTPIIDLTLSDSDDETDEETGPVTSSRAPPAPIQVPRTSTAASAIVSPKRPVSAAGTQFHSFRETTSNVVRSPSTSSWPGLSVAGIGGVSGRSSPLNNSSGQTSASASGSATTSHLQPPSNQYPPISPPHFSDPPPQTTVASPRITALPPPSHIFPSSSPPSASIAPAVPLDHVPPARAFSGPGWVNPLRPNSSSEISSSTYASTTSPSDNRGNERESSGSKY, from the exons ATGATGTTGAGACATATTGGCACTTACAGAGCACCATCCCGTAAGACTGACTGGTCAGGCTTTGAT GAATTTCTCCGCTCATGGATTCCAAGCCATACCGTCCCGCAACTCCGGTCATTTGCCTCTGCTCTAGTAACATATGGAAGACGTGATCCTTTTATGCGTTCAGGCGATCGAAAAGCCGATGTCATTCAGAAAATCCAGGAAGCGTTCATGGCCCTCAAAGCTAAGATGGATCTCGATGCCTATGTCGAAGCGAGGTATCACTGTGAAGTGGCCGTTGGGGGAGGATGGGATCCATTCCCTAGGACGAACACAACAATAATGGTCCCCCCTGCGCAGCCTATACGTGCCCATCCATCTGTTCAgccgccaccaccacctacATTTGGGGGTGTTCCGCGATGGAGTAGTG GTGTAAACAATAATAGCTCAGGCTTGAATGGATACAGATCAACATCAGGATTTGCGTCTGGCTCTGTTGGGTATGGCAATACCTCAGCTCACGCTGTTTCATCGACTCCCAGCCACGGTCCGCAACATGCTTTGCAAGACTGGAAAATTAACCCAATGTGGAAACCGCTTCGGGCCATAACGTCTATGGAAACACTGCCTGATATTAGCGCCAACGAAAGTCATAGCACCTACCGGACAAAACGGACGCAATTTGTCCTACCCAATGATGTTATTGAGAAGCTCAAAGCATCTAG GGAATCCCCTCAAACGCCACCACATTACTCACTCCGCCTCTTCTGTACTTCCTCTGATCACTATCGCCCTACATCCGTACACGCTCGCCATATACCTCCCTCTACCAACATCCCTATTGAATATCCTGGTAACCCTGAAGTATCCGTCGACGGCACATTATTGCCCTTCAAAGAGAAAGGTCTGAGAGGGAAGGCTGGGAGTGCCCCGCCTTTTGATTTAGATAAACCAATCAACAATGGTGTGGCGGCTGGAGGGCGAGTGGCGCTAGTACCAGGAAGATTAATGGGTGTCAACGTTGGACATCGAGGGCCGACGACAGGAAAGAACAAGACTCAGTCCAAG AGGTTTTTCTTCCAGATTGTCCTTGCCGAAATGACAacaaaagaagaactgCTTGCAAAACTGAATAAGCTGGAACCAACAAAAGCAGAACATGCGATAGAACAAT TGAGGAAGAAACAAGAAAATGACGATGATATTGTGGCTGGTACAGCATCCATGTCTTTGAAAGATCCT CTTTCATACATGCGTATGACACGACCTATCCGCTCTTCAAAATGTAGTCATATCCAATGCTTTGACGCTACTTGGTGGATAGAAAGTAATGCTGTGCACCCACAATGGCTCTGTCCGCATTGTAGCAAAGAGCTCCGATTTGATGATCTGATTGTTGATGG ATACGTGATGGACATTCTTAAGGTTGTTCCCGATACGGTCGACGATGTTATCCTTGAACCCACAGGCGAATGGCACACCGAAGATAACAAGTACGGTACCGCATCTTGGCTCGCCTCACATGTGAAACCATCATCAGCTACCGTGGAGGCATCGACACCAGTTGCACCCTCGGTGCCTGCCTCATTTAGCTCAGAGATCGAGACAAAACCGTCTGTTTGCGATATGAATGATATTAGCAGCGGCGATGGAGCGAACAGAGGGGGAACGGGTCTGAAACGAAAAGTGGTGCAAGTCATCGattctgatgaagaaggggacGGTACCCCTGCCAAATCGAGTGTCCCTCCAGCGGGCCGCGTAACAGCGCTGggatcatcatcctcagtCGGTGGATCAAGGACAGGAGCGTCAACTCCTATCATTGACTTGACCTTATCTGATTCAGATGACGAGACGGACGAGGAGACTGGACCGGTGACGAGTTCAAGAGCTCCTCCGGCTCCGATACAGGTACCGAGAACgtcaacagcagcaagcGCGATTGTCTCTCCAAAACGACCGGTAAGCGCTGCTGGCACCCAATTTCATTCATTTCGCGAGACTACTTCCAATGTTGTTCGCTCGCCATCGACTAGTTCCTGGCCTGGTCTTTCTGTTGCCGGAATAGGGGGGGTGAGTGGTAGATCCAGTCCTTTGAATAACAGTAGCGGTCAAACCTCcgcttctgcttctggcTCTGCTACCACATCTCATCTACAACCGCCGTCAAACCAATAccctcccatctcccctCCTCATTTTTCGGACCCACCTCCACAGACCACAGTCGCGTCCCCGCGAATAACAGCCCTGCCACCACCGTCACACATATTTCCTTCGTCATCTCCGCCCTCCGCCTCTATCGCCCCTGCCGTGCCACTGGATCATGTTCCCCCTGCCCGAGCTTTTTCAGGGCCGGGTTGGGTTAATCCGTTAAGGCCGAATTCTAGTAGCGAAATTTCAAGTTCGACCTATGCATCGACGACGTCGCCGTCGGATAATAGAGGAAACGAGAGAGAGAGTTCCGGGTCTAAATATTGA
- a CDS encoding hypothetical protein (Similar to gi|19113176|ref|NP_596384.1| putative diphthamide biosynthesis protein [Schizosaccharomyces pombe], FASTA scores: opt: 694, E(): 1.5e-39, (32.308% identity (64.231% similar) in 520 aa overlap (1-514:1-491)); HMMPfam hit to Diphthamide_syn, Putative diphthamide synthesis protein, score: 120.9, E(): 3e-33) codes for MSDAFSTPADHALSHPELEAILENAQAGPSSIGDGAEGMSIEEAFEVDETVRRVLEGDYKTIGLQFPDELLPSSVSVYRAIQTRIAHTGAQAYVLADSTYGNCCPDVLSCLHLPADFLVHYGHACLTPTDALPVHYVFPRQKLDVKQAVESLLAASKNELDGDGRKGIVVVWDVSYDWLANDIRDTFSQDSTIQISFASIQKPTLASQKGLKDVKGKTPALRSVEPPQGLEMNDCVLWYIGEEGRSCMNLQMTHANNPLFIYSPSSQSVSPLHRTTSRLLSRRLFALHQALSADVFGLIVSNIGLASSKPLLAQLREDLKRAKKKSYTLSVGRLNPAKLANFAEIECFVLVGCAEGGVVDSKDFLRPIITPWELELALQGPDHVWAPENWTLDLGTVLKDAQEREIKIKQDSSTADSDDDSLEFSLITGTMRTKKRFAFGNGTHTLENNKLLGDGGVQDLTLRNQNFSLSKLESAGSTFLASREFQGLEPRYGMDEPSVLEQGRSGVARGYTEEK; via the exons ATGTCGGACGCATTCTCAACCCCAGCAGATCACGCTTTATCCCACCCTGAACTGGAAGCGATCTTGGAGAATGCCCAAGCCGGACCATCTAGCATAGGAGATGGAGCGGAAGGAATGAGCATAGAAGAAGCTTTCGAAGTGGATGAGACTGTCAGGAGAGTGCTTGAGGGTGATTATAAGACT ATTGGGTTACAATTCCCCGATGAACTCTTGCCATCTTCAGTCTCCGTCTATCGGGCTATCCAGACTCGCATAGCACATACCGGAGCTCAGGCATACGTGCTTGCCGATAGCACGTACGGGAA TTGTTGTCCGGATGTCTTGAGttgtcttcatctcccaGCAGATTTCTTAGTACATTATGGACATGCTTGTCTCACTCC AACGGACGCTCTCCCTGTTCACTACGTCTTTCCCCGGCAAAAGCTCGACGTCAAGCAAGCTGTGGAGTCATTGTTAGCGGCGAGCAAGAACGAACTAGACGGTGACGGCAGGAAAGGTATAGTGGTTGTGTGGGATGTGTCATATGATTGGCTAGCGA ATGATATCAGGGATACATTTTCTCAGGACTCAACTATCCAGATCAGTTTTGCCTCAATTCAAAAGCCTACTCTTGCTTCACAGAAGGGACTCAAGGATGTAAAGGGTAAGACACCTGCTCTCAGGAGCGTAGAACCACCTCAGGGGTTGGAAATGAATGATTGTGTCTTATGGTATATtggtgaagagggaagatCCTGTATGAATCTACAGATGACACATGCCAACAATCCT CTCTTCATCtactcaccttcttcccagtcTGTATCGCCTCTTCACCGCACCacttctcgtcttctctcaCGCCGTCTCTTCGCTCTCCATCAAGCGCTTTCCGCCGACGTATTCGGCCTTATTGTTTCCAACATCGGTCTCGCGTCTTCCAAACCCCTCCTTGCACAACTGAGAGAGGATCTGAAGAgagcaaaaaagaagagttACACCCTGAGCGTAGGCAGGCTGAACCCAGCAAAGCTTGCAAATTTTGCAGAGATAGAGTGTTTCGTGTTGGTTGGTTGCGCTGAAGGTGGTGTTGTTGACTCGAAG GATTTTTTGAGACCTATCATTACACCCTGGGAATTGGAATTGGCACTTCAAGGCCCAGACCACGTATGGGCACCGGAGAATTGGACTTTGGACCTGGGTACCGTTCTCAAAG ATGCCCAAGAGCGTGAAATAAAAATCAAGCAAGATTCTTCCACCGCTGACAGTGACGACGATTCACTCGAATTTTCACTTATTACCGGAACAATGCGAACAAAAAAACGCTTTGCGTTTGGAAACGGCACCCACACTCTTGAAAACAACAAGTTATTGGGAGACGGTGGTGTGCAAGACCTGACCTTGCGTAACCAAAACTTCTCACTGTCCAAGCTTGAATCCGCCGGAAGTACCTTTTTGGCGTCAAGAGAATTCCAAGGATTAGAACCAAGATATGGAATGGATGAGCCTAGTGTTCTGGAGCAAGGGAGGAGTGGGGTCGCGAGAGGCTATACAGAGGAGAAATAG
- a CDS encoding hypothetical protein (Similar to gi|46439995|gb|EAK99306.1| hypothetical protein CaO19.2570 [Candida albicans SC5314], FASTA scores: opt: 282, E(): 3.7e-12, (43.119% identity (75.229% similar) in 109 aa overlap (19-125:28-135)); HMMPfam hit to ETC_C1_NDUFA5, ETC complex I subunit conserved region, score: 64.1, E(): 3.7e-16), with translation MFRASRVVLSALRPLKASTNITGLAVHPDPLPALTSIYTSTLSSLSQLPAASVYRQATEALTKYRLAIVEKAQGDVEKVESELGSIVEIVIEEAKSEEGLVVKMKDWKSWEGLMEEPHPGQWRYFEPLSDE, from the exons ATGTTCAGAGCAAGTCGCGTAGTCCTCTCCGCTCTCAG GCCCTTAAAAGCCAGCACAAACATCACTGGTCTCGCAGTCCACCCCGACCCTTTGCCGGCTCTCACGTCAATCTACACTTCCACCCTCAGCTCTCTTTCCCAGCTTCCCGCTGCATCTGTCTACAGACAAGCCACCGAAGCGCTAACCAAGTACCGACTGGCCATTGTTGAGAAGGCCCAGGGAGACGTtgagaaggtggagagCGAGTTGGGGTCGATTGTCGAGATTGTTATTGAGGAGGCGAAGAGTGAGGAGGGTTTGGTtgtgaagatgaaggactGGAAGTC TTGGGAAGGGCTTATGGAGGAACCTCATCCGGGACAATGGCGATACTTCGAGCCTTTGAGCGACGAATAG
- a CDS encoding hypothetical protein (HMMPfam hit to MIF4G, MIF4G domain, score: 89.1, E(): 1.1e-23) yields MAPFGGRGSSGRGRGGFRGGRGGRGGRGGYGGPQLPSSLLEQVDAKYGSGGKKDVTRKEKRKATRDDRKGPAQTQKTRRRSPPSDHEEEEKDESEQPPFKKSKTSKPKSVSSSEKSNSEKKEKKKKLPELTLPEESVGGDVEDREIEWLEYMLRKEKGKSKDEDDLDDGLDDLLNFAEAFEHGGKGVNKQILDDEDDEGISDFGEENEDDGEEEESEEDQDEDGGEDNEIDDEEEEFMGFSDQDDQEKEEDESSAQEKHQAGHDDAEPSVPSDPTPSSSTDTPAPTKYIPPHLRAAQLEEKSKGNKEKAEEKIRLERKAQGLLNRLSEQNIESILAELETLYRNHSRNDVTTALTDLIIQMISNKANLLDSFVVLYATLVGALHRVIGMEFGAHFIHTLITKYSGLQSPSSLSVESQQSTTIQTTIYQTPDAGKESLNLLTLIAELYNAQVVGSRLIYDLIRGFLEGEEKDREVMGEREVEGLLKILRCSGAQLRTDDPASLKDIVNLVQEKTKGKEKTMTARARFMVETLTNVKNGKVKSSATSEAGNDAAQRMKKFLSGLGLLAYEPLRVSYSDLLSADKKGKWWLVGAGWSGNPLVELEQQREQAKSSGKTEKTGKKKEEKDSEAALLELARKQGMNTDVRRGVFVVLMTSEDYVHACDRLSMFKLSDVQQREFVRVALHCCGLEATYNPYYTLILSHLCANSYDHRFTFQYALWDFMRELENGSKVSKEKLGNVARAVGYVVARGGLSLTVFKAVDFTSLSKPLIKFLITVLVHLVIALQTVSPIFTLPKSYDLARNFDDEVIQERFEQVLSNTELAGGWLWMLDREMKDGKKWEEEVTGERERVVVKKSLEIAQNVLRAAAL; encoded by the exons ATGGCCCCATTTGGAGGACGCGGAAGCtctggaagaggacgtGGTGGATTTCGggggggaagaggtgggaggggagggagaggaggatatggaggaCCTCAATTGCCgtcatctcttcttgagCAAGTTGATGCCAAGTATG GATCCgggggaaagaaagatgtGACCAGGAAAGAAAAACGAAAAGCCACTCGAGATGACCGTAAAGGACCTGCGCAAACtcaaaagacaagaagacgATCACCACCAAGCGATcatgaggaggaggaaaaagatgagTCTGAACAGCCGCCTTTTAAAAAATCAAAGACCTCCAAACCCAAATCTGTGTCGAGTTCGGAGAAGTCCAATTcggaaaaaaaggagaagaagaagaagcttcCAGAGTTGACACTTCCCGAGGAGAGTGTGGGTGGGGATGTGGAGGACAGAGAGATTGAATGGTTGGAGTATATGctgaggaaagagaaggggaagtctaaggatgaggatgatctTGATGATGGTCTCGATG ATTTGTTAAACTTTGCCGAAGCTTTTGAGCATGGTGGGAAAGGAGTGAACAAGCAGattttggatgatgaagatgatgaaggaatATCTGActttggagaggaaaacgaagatgatggggaagaagaagaatcgGAGGAAGACCAAGACGAAGACGGTGGTGAAGACAACGAGATTGAC gacgaagaagaagagtttaTGGGATTCAGCGATCAAGACGaccaggagaaggaagaggatgaatcCTCGGCCCAAGAAAAGCATCAGGCCGGACACGACGACGCAGAACCATCAGTACCTTCAGATCCcactccttcatcctcaacggACACTCCGGCACCTACCAAGTACATCCCTCCACACCTTCGAGCCGCTCAATTAGAGGAAAAATCGAAAGGgaacaaggaaaaggcagaGGAAAAAATACGACTTGAGAGAAAGGCGCAGGGTCTGCTCAATAG GCTGAGTGAGCAAAATATTGAGTCCATATTAGCCGAGCTTGAAACGCTATATAGAAATCACAGTAGAAACG ATGTCACCACCGCTCTTACCGACCTCATCATTCAAATGATCTCCAATAAAGCCAACCTTCTAGATTCCTTTGTCGTCCTCTACGCCACTTTGGTCGGGGCTCTTCATCGAGTGATCGGTATGGAGTTTGGAGCTCACTTCATTCACACCTTGATTACAAAATACAGCGGTCTCCAGAGCCCCTCGTCATTGAGCGTTGAAAGTCAACAATCGACAACTATCCAGACCACGATTTACCAGACCCCTGACGCAGGCAAAGAGTCTCTCAATTTGCTCACTCTCATTGCAGAGCTGTACAACGCCCAAGTTGTCGGATCTCGATTGATCTACGATCTGATCAGAGGCTTCTTAGAGGGCGAAGAGAAAGACCGAGAAGTTatgggagagagggaagtaGAAGGGTTGCTGAAGATTCTGAGGT GTTCGGGAGCTCAGCTGAGAACAGATGACCCTGCGAGTTTGAAGGACATTGTCAATCTTGTACAGGAGAAGaccaagggcaaggagaagactATGAC AGCTCGTGCTCGTTTCATGGTGGAAACCCTAACCAACGTAAAAAATGGCAAGGTCAAGTCCTCTGCTACTTCCGAAGCAGGGAACGATGCTGCTCAACGGATGAAGAAGTTCTTATCCGGATTAGGCC TACTTGCATACGAGCCCCTCCGAGTCTCCTACTCTGACCTGCTGTCAGCTGATAAAAAGGGTAAATGGTGGCTTGTCGGTGCGGGCTGGTCTGGCAACCCTCTTGTGGAGCTGGAACAACAACGTGAACAAGCCAAGTCGTCAGGAAAGACGGAGAAAAccggaaagaaaaaggaagagaaggatagCGAGGCGGCATTGCTAGAGTTGGCGAGAAAACAAGGGATGAACACGGACGTCAGAAGAGGAGTGTTCGTGGTGCTGATGACCAGCGAA GACTATGTGCACGCCTGTGATAGGTTGAGTATGTTCAAACTGAGCGATGTCCAGCAGCGAGAATTTGTGAGGGTGGCTCTCCACTGTTGTGGTCTC GAAGCAACGTATAACCCATACTATACTCTTATCCTCAGTCATCTCTGTGCAAACTCTTACGATCACCGCTTCACGTTTCAATACGCTCTGTGGGACTTTATGCGTGAGCTGGAGAATGGATCAAAGGTTAGCAAAGAGAAACTTGGAAATGTGGCGAGGGCTGTGGGGTATGTTGTGGCCCGAGGAGGACTGAGTTTGACTGTTTTCAAG GCGGTTGATTTCACATCCCTTTCCAAACCGCTCATTAAATTCCTTATCACCGTCCTGGTACATCTTGTCATAGCGCTCCAGACCGTGTCTCCCATCTTTACGCTTCCTAAATCTTATGATCTTGCTCGCAActttgatgatgaagttATTCAAGAGAGATTTGAACAGGTGCTCAGTAACACTGAGCTTGCTGGTGGTTGGCTGTGGATGTTGGACAGGGAaatgaaggatggaaagaagtgggaagaggaagttacgggagaaagggaaagggtAGTTGTGAAGAAAAGCTTGGAGATTGCTCAGAATGTGCTGAGAGCAGCTGCGCTATAG
- a CDS encoding 60S ribosomal protein L32 (Match to ESTs gb|CF190978.1|CF190978, gb|CF190977.1|CF190977; Similar to gi|40742535|gb|EAA61725.1| hypothetical protein AN7354.2 [Aspergillus nidulans FGSC A4], FASTA scores: opt: 616, E(): 3.2e-37, (71.774% identity (91.935% similar) in 124 aa overlap (4-127:7-130)); HMMPfam hit to Ribosomal_L32e, Ribosomal protein L32, score: 247.9, E(): 1.7e-71), which yields MPAHIPIVKKRTKHFKRHQSDRYHGVKESWRKPKGIDNRVRRRFKGQIPMPKIGYGSNQKTRHLLPSGHKELLVHNLSELELLLMHSGKYAASIAHGVSSKKRVEIIARAKVLGVKVTNPAAKLRTEEA from the exons ATGCCCGCCCACATCCCCATCGTCAAGAAGCGCACAAAGCACTTCAAGAGGCACCAGTCTGACAGGTACCACGGTGTCAAGGAGAGCTGGAGGAAGCCCAAGGGTATTGACAACAGG GTTCGACGAAGGTTCAAGGGCCAGATCCCTATGCCCAAGATTGGTTACGGTTCAAACCAGAAGACCCgtcatctcctcccctccGGCCACAAGGAGCTCCTCGTCCACAACCTTTCCGAGCTCGAGCTTTTGCTCATGCATTCTGGCAAGTACGCCGCTTCCATCGCCCACGGTGTGagcagcaagaagagggtcGAGATCATCGCTAGAGCTAAGGTTTTGGGTGTTAA GGTCACCAACCCCGCTGCCAAGCTCAGGACCGAGGAGGCTTAA
- a CDS encoding hypothetical protein (Match to EST gb|CF193272.1|CF193272; Similar to gi|40739808|gb|EAA58998.1| hypothetical protein AN8260.2 [Aspergillus nidulans FGSC A4], FASTA scores: opt: 373, E(): 3.5e-15, (32.159% identity (65.198% similar) in 227 aa overlap (9-226:1004-1225)); HMMPfam hit to CS, CS domain, score: 49.4, E(): 9.6e-12; HMMPfam hit to SGS, SGS domain, score: 137.4, E(): 3.2e-38), translating to MVKDIPIPRYDFYQTPNELILALYIKGYDKLKDDVKVEFGTDSVIINLPALAPSTEEQRIALKPLASTLSPGSSTYRVLGTKIELKLAKAGGMTWPCLLAEERKGAAVVPQQQVPEAETSRSASGSGSASGLKSDAATGDTVGGQEEEKKKKKKNWDKIVDDDEEPDPSDPNAGGDAALQKFFAQIYGNADEDTKRAMIKSFTESGGTTLSTDWSSIGKQTTPVRPPEGVEPRKF from the exons ATGGTTAAAGACATTCCTATCCCGCGATACGATTTCTACCAAACTCCCAACGAGCTTATCCTTGCTCTGTACATTAAAGGGTACGACAAATTAAAGGACGATGTCAAGGTCGAATTCGGCACAGATTCT GTAATCATCAACCTTCCAGCACTTGCGCCGTCCACAGAAGAACAGCGTATAGCCCTCAAACCTCTCGCCTCCACTCTTTCCCCCGGCAGCAGCACGTACCGCGTCCTCGGAACCAAGATTGAGCTCAAATTGGCAAAAGCTGGAGGAATGACATGGCCTTGTTTGCTGGctgaggagaggaaaggagctgCAGTTGTTCCGCAACAACAGGTACCTGAAGCTGAAACATCTAGATCTGCATCTGGATCTGGGTCGGCATCCGGGTTAAAGTCGGACGCGGCAACAGGTGATACAGTAGGAggacaggaggaggagaagaagaagaagaagaagaattggGATAAGATTGTAgacgatgacgaagaaCCAGACCCGTCTGATCCT AATGCAGGAGGCGACGCCGCTTTACAAAAGTTCTTCGCCCAGATTTACGGAAACGCTGATGAAGATACCAAACGGGCGATGATCAAGAGCTTTACAGAGAGTGGGGGGACTACGTTGAGTACCGACTGGTCATCTATCGGGAAAC AAACGACACCGGTGAGACCGCCTGAGGGTGTGGAACCCCGGAAATTTTAG
- a CDS encoding hypothetical protein (Similar to gi|35758264|emb|CAD22885.1| NudC protein [Aspergillus fumigatus], FASTA scores: opt: 580, E(): 2.7e-31, (45.745% identity (77.128% similar) in 188 aa overlap (14-201:17-199)); HMMPfam hit to Nuclear_move, Nuclear movement protein, score: 189.8, E(): 5.2e-54): MTEGKSYEGMSKEERDAHDQQQREKEKKEQAVLPYSWTQELATATVTVPLPKGTRSKDLEVVIGKRKLKVKLKSSPSSILEGELYNDIVVDDSSWTIDDGTLTIELDKLSTHPPERFHIGSPQWWPHILTHHPTIDTTKINPTPSSLSDLDPKTRGMVEKMMWDNQQKALGRPTSDERKKEEVMKKFMAEHPEMDFSNAKIE; encoded by the exons ATGACAGAAGGAAAATCTTACGAGGGTATGtccaaagaagagagggacGCGCAtgaccagcagcagcgtgagaaggagaagaaagagcaaGCTG TACTACCGTATTCCTGGACACAAGAACTTGCTACGGCAACGGTGACTGTCCCTTTACCTAAAGGAACAAGAAGTAAAGATCTTGAGGTTGTTATCGGAAAGCGAAAGCTAAAA GTGAAGCTCaagtcttctccttcatccataTTGGAAGGCGAGCTGTACAACGATATAGTAGTGGACGACTCTTCCTGGACAATTG ATGACGGTACACTAACTATTGAGCTCGACAAACTGTC AACCCACCCTCCCGAAAGATTCCATATCGGCTCTCCTCAGTGGTGGCCTCACATCCTCACCCACCACCCTACCATTGACACCACTAAGATCAACCCTACTCCTTCGTCTCTTTCTGACCTGGACCCCAAAACGAGGGGGATGgtcgagaagatgatgtgggATAACCAGCAAAAAGCATTGGGTAGACCCACGAGCgatgaaagaaagaaggaagaggtgatgaagaagtttATGGCGGAACATCCGGAGATGGACTTTAGTAACGCGAAGATTGAATAA